A genomic region of Geothrix edaphica contains the following coding sequences:
- a CDS encoding beta-ketoacyl synthase chain length factor, whose product MPHTFTIPLLRASIWSQEGPEVRSPFLDRASGPPDVAYLDPLIRRRLSPLGRAMLHCAHRAAGDRGPMPSVFTSRHGEAVRTVPVLEDLAQGLLPSPTQFSMNVHNATAGIWSIARRDPSPSSSLAAGPESFAWGLVEAQAIHAADPGRPVLFVHGDAPLPPLLADFDEAPRPLHALALLIGLPAIHHLILTWSPEDRPPEVDGSREGPDALAFEVPGGPWVTGAWAWRVA is encoded by the coding sequence ATGCCCCACACCTTCACGATCCCCCTGCTTAGGGCCTCGATCTGGTCCCAGGAGGGTCCGGAGGTCCGGTCTCCGTTCCTGGACCGGGCCTCCGGCCCCCCGGACGTGGCCTACCTCGATCCCCTGATCCGCCGGCGCCTCAGCCCCCTGGGTCGGGCCATGCTGCACTGCGCCCACCGGGCCGCCGGCGACCGGGGACCGATGCCCTCGGTCTTCACCTCCCGGCACGGCGAGGCGGTCCGGACCGTGCCCGTGCTGGAGGATCTGGCCCAAGGACTGCTCCCCTCCCCCACGCAGTTCTCCATGAACGTCCACAACGCCACCGCTGGCATCTGGTCCATCGCGCGGCGGGATCCCAGCCCCTCCAGCTCGCTGGCCGCCGGACCGGAGTCTTTCGCCTGGGGGCTGGTGGAAGCCCAGGCCATCCACGCGGCGGATCCTGGAAGGCCTGTCCTCTTCGTCCACGGAGACGCCCCTCTTCCGCCCCTGCTCGCCGACTTCGACGAGGCTCCGCGTCCGCTGCACGCGCTGGCCCTGCTGATCGGCCTCCCCGCGATCCACCACCTGATCCTGACCTGGTCGCCGGAAGACCGCCCGCCGGAAGTCGACGGATCAAGGGAAGGCCCCGACGCCCTCGCCTTCGAGGTGCCCGGAGGGCCCTGGGTGACCGGCGCGTGGGCCTGGCGCGTGGCGTAG
- the thyX gene encoding FAD-dependent thymidylate synthase: protein MASPEIRVLDKGFVRLIDHMGSDLSVVNAARVSFGKRREAFEEGDAKLIGYLAEHEHTSPFRHTALTLHVKAPIFVFRQWMKHRIGSEFNEISGRYVEFPEDEFFVPAAFRRQAKVNKQGSEGEIDETGRARAMESYLESCRGAVAHYKELLSLGVCREQARCVLPLGLYSEVYWTVSLQAAAHFIRLRADSHAQWEIQQYAAAVRSVVEPIYPVGLKALLTSGKG, encoded by the coding sequence ATGGCCAGCCCGGAAATTCGAGTCCTCGACAAAGGTTTCGTCCGTCTCATCGACCACATGGGGTCGGACCTATCCGTGGTGAATGCGGCCCGGGTGTCCTTCGGCAAGCGGAGGGAGGCCTTCGAGGAGGGCGATGCCAAGCTGATCGGCTACCTGGCCGAGCACGAGCACACCTCGCCCTTCCGCCACACGGCTCTGACGCTGCACGTGAAGGCGCCCATCTTCGTGTTCCGCCAGTGGATGAAGCACCGGATCGGCTCGGAGTTCAACGAGATCAGCGGCCGCTACGTGGAGTTCCCCGAGGACGAGTTCTTCGTGCCCGCAGCCTTCCGGCGGCAGGCCAAGGTGAACAAGCAGGGCAGCGAGGGCGAGATCGACGAGACCGGCCGCGCCCGGGCAATGGAGAGCTACCTGGAGAGCTGCCGGGGTGCCGTGGCCCACTACAAGGAGCTGCTGTCGCTGGGAGTCTGCCGAGAGCAGGCCCGCTGCGTGCTGCCCCTGGGGCTCTACTCCGAGGTCTACTGGACCGTGAGCCTCCAGGCCGCGGCCCACTTCATCCGCCTGCGGGCCGACAGCCACGCCCAGTGGGAGATCCAGCAGTACGCCGCCGCCGTGCGGTCCGTGGTGGAGCCGATCTACCCCGTGGGGCTCAAGGCCCTGCT
- a CDS encoding histidine triad nucleotide-binding protein: protein MIRSSLRAAVAVLTLILGTTLAAQVAPPSTAAPAPVPHPDCVFCRIIAGTAPSRKVYENQYVLAFWDIRPRAKVHLLVIPKQHVASLKELDDLSVETRAALLSACVKVARDQGILEDGFRLISNSGTNASQSVFHLHFHVVGGERLREDAITKDPAAR, encoded by the coding sequence ATGATCCGCTCCAGCCTGCGGGCCGCCGTCGCCGTCCTCACCCTCATCCTCGGCACCACCCTGGCGGCCCAGGTTGCGCCCCCCTCCACCGCGGCTCCGGCTCCCGTCCCGCACCCCGACTGTGTCTTCTGCCGCATCATCGCCGGCACCGCGCCCTCACGGAAGGTGTACGAGAACCAGTACGTGCTGGCCTTCTGGGACATCCGGCCCCGGGCCAAGGTGCATCTGCTGGTGATCCCCAAGCAGCACGTGGCCAGCCTCAAGGAGCTGGATGACCTGTCCGTGGAGACCCGGGCGGCCCTGCTCAGCGCCTGCGTGAAGGTGGCCAGGGACCAGGGCATCCTCGAGGACGGCTTCCGGCTCATCTCCAATTCGGGCACGAACGCCAGCCAGAGCGTGTTCCACCTCCACTTCCACGTGGTGGGCGGCGAGCGGCTCCGCGAGGACGCCATCACGAAAGACCCGGCAGCGCGCTGA
- the fsa gene encoding fructose-6-phosphate aldolase, translated as MKFFIDTANIDEIKRINALGVLDGVTTNPSLIAKETGKPFEEIIAEICQIVDGPISAEVIGLEAPAMIEEGRRLSKIHKNVVVKLPLIAEGLKACKALSAEGIHTNVTLCFSATQALMAAKAGATYVSPFVGRLDDINLDGMELIREIVAIFENYGFATQCLAASIRQPRHVTDAALAGAHVATIPTKVFDQMLKHPLTDKGVEGFLADWKKSGR; from the coding sequence ATGAAGTTTTTTATCGACACCGCCAACATCGACGAGATCAAGCGCATCAACGCCCTGGGCGTGCTGGACGGAGTGACCACCAATCCGAGCCTCATCGCCAAGGAGACCGGCAAGCCCTTCGAGGAGATCATCGCGGAGATCTGCCAGATCGTGGACGGCCCCATCAGCGCCGAGGTCATCGGCCTGGAGGCCCCCGCCATGATCGAGGAGGGCCGCCGCCTGTCGAAGATCCACAAGAACGTGGTGGTGAAGCTGCCGCTCATCGCCGAGGGCCTCAAGGCCTGCAAGGCGCTCAGCGCCGAGGGCATCCACACCAACGTGACCCTCTGCTTCAGCGCCACCCAGGCCCTCATGGCCGCCAAGGCCGGCGCCACCTACGTATCCCCCTTCGTGGGCCGCCTCGATGACATCAACCTCGATGGCATGGAGCTCATCCGCGAGATCGTGGCCATCTTCGAGAACTACGGCTTCGCCACCCAGTGCCTGGCGGCTTCCATCCGCCAGCCCCGCCACGTCACCGACGCGGCCCTGGCCGGCGCCCACGTGGCCACCATCCCCACCAAGGTCTTCGACCAGATGCTGAAGCACCCCCTCACAGACAAGGGCGTGGAAGGGTTCCTCGCTGATTGGAAGAAGAGCGGGAGATGA